GACGGCGCATCTCCTGCGCCAGCTGTTCGGGGACACCGCGCCGGCGGGATCTCTCGGAACTCTGGGCGCGATCGACGGCGAAGGCCGAACGCTCCCGGACACCGGGCACCTCACGACTCCCGGCCCCGTCGAGCTTCAGGCCGCGCTCGCCGCGCTTCGTGACACCGGGTGCAAGACCGTCGCCATCGAGGTCTCGTCGCACAGTCTCGACCAGGATCGGATCTACGGGTTGGCATTCCGGGCAGCAGTGTACACCAACTTCACGCGCGACCACCTCGACTACCACGGAGACGAGGCGTCGTACCTCGGCGCGAAGCTCAAGCTGTCGAGCTATCTCGCGGACCACGGCTACGAGATAACCAACGCCGCCGACCCCGCGTGGCAGCGCCTCCCTCCGCGCCCGGAGCGCCTCACCTTCGGCCTGGTAGTGCCCGCCGACGTCCGGGCCACCGCGATCGAGGGCGACGCGCTGGGGATGCGGTTCACGATCACGGCCCGCGGGAAATCGGCGAAGGTCGTGCTGCCGCTCCTCGGCCGCTTCAACGTCGAGAACGCGCTGGGCGCCGCCGCAGCCGCCATCGCGCTCGGCCGCGACCTCGATGAGGTGGCCGCGCGCCTCTCCCGCACTCCGCAGGTGCCGGGCCGGATGGAGCGCGTGGCCGAGTCGCCGTGCGTGGTGCTGCGCGACTACGCGCACACCCCCGACGCGCTCCAGCGCGCCCTCGCCGCCGTACGGCCACTGACGAAGGGGCGCCTCATCCTGGTGTTCGGGTGCGGGGGCGATCGTGACCGGGGAAAGCG
The nucleotide sequence above comes from Gemmatimonadales bacterium. Encoded proteins:
- a CDS encoding UDP-N-acetylmuramoyl-L-alanyl-D-glutamate--2,6-diaminopimelate ligase, whose translation is MRADALRDRLAEAGQLVRWPGAVPAELTGVTTDSRKVGMGALFVAYAGSVVDGHAYLPAAEQAGAACAVVERRVGGVAIPQIEVQNGRRAAAIAASLTYGDPVYSLQLLAVTGTNGKTTTAHLLRQLFGDTAPAGSLGTLGAIDGEGRTLPDTGHLTTPGPVELQAALAALRDTGCKTVAIEVSSHSLDQDRIYGLAFRAAVYTNFTRDHLDYHGDEASYLGAKLKLSSYLADHGYEITNAADPAWQRLPPRPERLTFGLVVPADVRATAIEGDALGMRFTITARGKSAKVVLPLLGRFNVENALGAAAAAIALGRDLDEVAARLSRTPQVPGRMERVAESPCVVLRDYAHTPDALQRALAAVRPLTKGRLILVFGCGGDRDRGKRPAMGAIAAEGAHLPILTSDNPRTESPSRVLDDVEEGMGKTPHLRIVDRRAAIARAVAIARPEDTILLAGKGHETYQVVGTERLPFDERDVVAEAIQALAK